A stretch of the uncultured Desulfobacter sp. genome encodes the following:
- a CDS encoding MBL fold metallo-hydrolase, translated as MRHIQKLRRITGPYNLNTYFLVCKKSRKAVIIDPGGKVEEIAGFIMENDIIPDKVLLTHGHADQFFSMEAFKKIAGIPYCLHEADDDFFKKPEIRSKMKRSLGLPPPYPADIRMKDGDTVDFGCCELSVIHTPGHTPGSVCLLCEDHLFTGDTLFVGEAGRTDLPGGNLNCLIDSIRVKILPLDKKTVILPAHHHTNDPPRSTLEQEMKTNIHITDFILDEF; from the coding sequence GTGCGCCACATACAAAAACTCAGACGAATCACAGGACCCTATAATCTCAATACCTATTTTCTGGTGTGCAAAAAATCACGCAAGGCAGTCATTATTGATCCGGGTGGAAAAGTTGAAGAAATAGCCGGTTTCATAATGGAAAACGACATTATCCCTGATAAAGTCCTGCTGACCCATGGCCATGCAGATCAATTCTTTTCCATGGAGGCATTCAAAAAAATTGCAGGGATACCCTATTGCCTGCACGAGGCGGATGATGATTTTTTTAAAAAGCCGGAGATCAGAAGTAAAATGAAACGCTCACTTGGCCTGCCCCCGCCCTACCCGGCAGATATCAGGATGAAAGACGGAGATACAGTTGACTTTGGCTGTTGTGAACTGAGTGTGATTCACACCCCCGGGCATACGCCCGGTTCGGTCTGTCTGCTGTGCGAGGACCATCTATTTACCGGGGATACTCTCTTTGTGGGAGAAGCCGGGCGTACGGACCTGCCTGGCGGAAATCTAAACTGCCTAATCGACTCCATCCGGGTTAAAATACTGCCCCTTGACAAAAAAACCGTGATCCTTCCGGCCCATCACCATACCAATGATCCGCCCCGGTCAACCCTCGAACAGGAGATGAAGACCAATATCCATATCACCGATTTCATACTGGATGAATTCTGA
- a CDS encoding class III extradiol ring-cleavage dioxygenase — protein sequence MTTPKADSAIIYIPHGGGPLPLLGHTGHDAMNAFLTELAAMLPKPEAVVVISAHWEGDPVMVTSHPTPELVYDYYGFPQKAYEIEYPAAGHPELAHKAVVLMEDAGIKVKAEDKRGFDHGVYIPLSLMLPEADIPCIQVSLCKGLDAERHLLMGQALRPLLEDSVWLLGSGFSFHNMRGFDLQAGPGSPSVPDPQNRAFQDWLKKICADENTSPEQHREKLLNWEQAPAARHCHPREEHLLPLMVCAGAAGYRSAQKVFDVKIMGRSSVCFFWPGTV from the coding sequence ATGACGACACCAAAAGCTGACAGCGCTATTATTTATATCCCCCATGGCGGTGGCCCTTTACCCCTTCTGGGGCATACCGGGCATGACGCCATGAACGCATTTTTAACAGAACTTGCTGCAATGCTGCCTAAACCTGAGGCGGTGGTGGTGATTTCCGCCCATTGGGAAGGTGATCCTGTTATGGTAACCAGCCACCCTACCCCTGAGCTGGTTTACGATTATTATGGGTTTCCCCAGAAAGCTTATGAGATTGAGTATCCGGCTGCCGGTCATCCTGAGCTGGCACATAAAGCCGTGGTGCTGATGGAAGATGCCGGCATCAAGGTGAAGGCAGAAGACAAACGTGGGTTTGATCATGGGGTGTATATCCCTTTGAGCCTGATGCTGCCCGAAGCGGATATCCCCTGCATCCAGGTTTCCTTGTGCAAAGGCCTGGATGCCGAAAGGCACCTGTTAATGGGGCAGGCGCTGAGACCACTGCTTGAAGATAGTGTTTGGCTTCTAGGTTCCGGATTTTCTTTTCACAATATGCGAGGCTTTGATCTGCAGGCAGGCCCGGGATCTCCATCGGTACCGGATCCACAAAACAGGGCTTTTCAGGATTGGCTTAAAAAAATTTGTGCCGATGAGAACACATCCCCTGAACAGCACAGAGAAAAGCTGCTTAACTGGGAACAAGCCCCCGCAGCAAGGCATTGCCACCCCCGGGAAGAGCATCTGCTGCCTTTGATGGTGTGTGCCGGTGCTGCCGGATACCGATCTGCCCAAAAGGTGTTTGATGTTAAAATAATGGGCCGAAGTTCAGTCTGCTTTTTTTGGCCGGGAACCGTATAA